Part of the Paenibacillus antri genome is shown below.
TTTTCGCGCCGCCGGCGAACAGTTCGGCATGCCGATTCCTCCTTCGATGCTTCCATTGTAGGTCCTGAGAGAGGTCGGAGATACGAGACTTTTTTTACTCCGTTGTCCATTTTCTACTACTTGCGTTCGATCCATTGTATGCGCCGGTCGGATTCGCTAAGGTAGGGGCGAAACCTAAACACGAAGGCGGAGTGGGAGCATGAGAGGAACGTTCGAACGGGCGAAGGCGCGCGTAGGGGTCATTACGGTCGGTCATGAGCCGTATTGGGGGCAATTCCCGGGGTTGAAGGAAGAGCTTGAAGGCTACGGACGAGAGTTCGAAAAGATGCTGCGGGCGAACGACGTCGACGTCGTTTCGGGCGGCTTCGTCGACAACGTCGACAAGTCGTTCGCGGCGTCCGCGTCGTTGAAAGCGAAGGACGTCGACTTTTTATTTTGTTTCTTAAGCACGTACGTCACGTCGTCCTCCGCGGCGACCGCGATTCTCAACCTGAACGTGCCGACGGTGCTGGTGGCGCTGCAGCCTCGCAAGCGCCTCGATTATCGGAATACGACGACGTATATGCAGCTTGCGAACGACAACATCTGCTCGCTGCCGGAAATCGGCGGCGTCCTCGTCCGCGCGGGCAAGCCGGCGGCGGGCATGATCGTCGGGACGCTGCACGACGACGAGCGGGCGGTACGGGAGCTGCGGTCGTGGTGCCAGGTCGCGAACGCGCGGCGCGCTTTCAAGCATGCGAAGATCGGCTACCTCGGGCATACGTACGAGGGGATGTACGATATGAACTCGGATCCGACGGCGTTCACGGCGGCGTTCGGCTCGCACGTGCAGATGCTCGAGATGTGCGATCTCGCGAAGCTCGTCGGCGACGTAACTTCGGGCGAGACGCAGGAGAAAATCGAAGAGATCAAGAGCGTATTCACGATCGCCGATCCGTTCATCGATCCGGTGACGCGCCCGATCCGGCCGGAGGATCTCGAATGGTCGGCGAAGGTCGCCGTAGGGCTCGACAAGCTGGTCGCGGAGTACGGCTTGACGGGACTGGCGTATTATTACCGCGGGCGCGACAACAACGAGTACGAGCGTATCGGATCCAACATGGTGCTCGGCAATTCGCTGTTGACGGGCAAGGGCGTGCCGCTTGCGGGCGAAGCGGATCTGAAAACGTGCGCGGCGATGCTGATCATGGACCGGCTGGACGCGGGCGGCTCCTTCGCCGAGCTCCATCCGTGCGACTTCGTCGACGATATCGTGCTCGTCGGACACGACGGGCCGCATAACATCAAGATCGCGGACGGCCGCCCGGTCATTCGCGGGCTCGAGGTGTTTCACGGCAAGGCCGGCTCCGGCATCGGCGTCGAGTTCAGCATCAAGTCCGGGCCGGTCACGCTGCTCGGCATTTCGCAGACGGCGGACGGCCGCTTCAAGATGATCGCGACCGAAGGCGAGTCCATCAAAGGGGAAATTCCGCAGACGGGCAATACGAATACGCGGTGCAGCTTCGGCGTAAGCGTAGCGGAGTTTATCGAGAAGTGGTGCTCCGCGGGACCGACGCATCACTTCGCCCTTGGGGTGGGCCATGTCGGGGCGAAAATCAAGAACGTCGCGAAGGTCATGGGCATCGAACTGGAGATCGTGTAATGGGAGGCCAGGGACGTATGCAATCGATCGGAGAAGGTCGCATGCTCCGGCGGGCGACGCTCGAGATGAGCCTCAAGCCGTTCCGGAGCCTCGAGCCGGCGGCGATCGAAGCCGTGTGCGAGGAAGCGTTGCGCCAATGGAAGCCGTTGCTCGACATGGCGGAGAGCGCTTCGATGCTGCTGTGGATATCGGACGGCAGCGAAATCTTGACGTGGAACGGCGACGAATCGACGGCATTCGAATGGGCGAAATATATCGGCTTCGCCAACGAGGAGTACTTCAGCCATATTCAGGACAAGAGCAGCTTGAAAATCGCGCGGCCGTACGCGGACGATCCGGTGCGCATGACGTACGGAGATCTGAAGCGGATCGTCGCCGCCTTCAAGCGGATCGCGGCGGATCGATTCGGCGTACGCCTCGAGGTCGGCGCCACCTTCGACGCGGGACCGGAATTCGCATATTCCGACTTTAAATACAAGCTGCATCCGGAGATCAATCGGGCGGAGCTCGGCGGCCGATATATCGGACTGAAGGCCGACTACACCGTCGTGTGCACGTGGTCCAAGCTGAAGGCGGACGGCGCGTCGTACGCGGCGTACCCGCAGGGCATCCCCGAAGGGACGCCGTTCGGGCGCTTCTTCGGACGGCAGTGCGCAAGCTTCCTGCCGGCGCTCGGCTTCGATTACATTTGGTTTTCCAACGGCTTCGCGCTGTCGTATTTCCCGTGGACGTACCTCGGCGCCAACTACGACGGCACGTCGCTGCCGCTGGCTGATTACGAGGAGCTCTCTTCGAAGGTCCTCTCCTTCTGGGACGAGTTCAAGCGCGAATGCCCGGGCTATCGAATCGAGATCCGGGGCACGAACTTCGGCACCGGCATGGATCTCGCGAAGGACCATATTCCGATGCTCGATTTATACGAGAAGGGATACCTCGAGTATCCGGCGCCGAATTCGCCGTGGGGGGCGCTCAACTTCGACTTCGGGCTCGAGATGACCGGCTATATGTCGCGCATCGCCGAGCTGCCGGGAGACGCGTACCCGTTCCGCTATTATCCGAACGACCCATGGTTTTGGCAAAATCCGTGGAACGATCTGTACGACCGCGAGCCGCACGACATCTATTGTCCGCTCGCCGCGGCGCGGATCAATCGCGAGGGCGGCGTCGAAAGCCCGGGTATCATTGAAATTCTAACCATCGACACGGAGAGGGGCGAGCTCGACGAGACGACCCCGGCCGAGGTGATACCGCATCTTCGGCGCGCGCTGCGGGACCGTCCCGACGCTCCGGGACTGCTGACGTGGCTGTATCCGTTCCGGGAGCTGCACGAAGCCGCCGCCGGGGCGAGCGACGCTTCGGGCGCGGCGCTGTTCCACGACTGGTTCGTGCGCGGCGCCGTCAACGCCGGACTGCCGCTGAACACCGTCGTCGGCACGGACGTCTTCTTCGCGATGGACGAGGAAGCGCGGCGCGGCCTGGACGGGACGATTCTGTTCGTCGCGACGAGCTGGTTGACGGAGGACAAGGCGGCGCGCATCGCGGATCACGTTCGCCGCGGGGGCAAGGCGCTCCTATACGGCGCGGCGCGCGGCGAACCGCTGCTCGAGCTGCTGAATCTTCGCCTCGAGCAGCCGATCGAGGGCGACTTCGAGCTCGACGTTCGATATGAAGAAGACGAACTCGAGGAAGCGTCGACGCGCGCGCGGCGGCTGCGCCACCAGTCGATGATCGGCGACGGCGGACTGGCCGAGACGGTGCGCGACCCGGGGGACCCGCATACGCGCGTCGGCGCCGAAGCGCGGCAGGACGGGCGAACCCGCGCCTTCGCCGTGAGCCGGGCGCTGCCCGAATGGAACGGCGGACGCATCGGTTGGGTCCGCGGTTCGCTGCCGTTCGAGCCGTCGGGCGTCACGCATTTGCCGGTTCGGCAATCGTTCGAGTGGATGGACGCGTCGATTCTCGCGCGGTATGCGCTGCAAGATTTCGGGTTTACGCTGCTGCAGCGCAAATACGAGGAGCGCTCCACGCCCGCGATGCTGTTCCTGAAACGCCGCGATAACGCTTGGTTCCTCGTCGGCTGCAAGAAGGATTCGTCGGTGCGCTTCCGCCTCGCGTTCCCGGACGGCGAGCCGCTGGTCATCGGGCAGACGACGGTCGCGGGCCGAGGAGGGGCCGAGTACGCCTTGGATCGGACGTTCCACGACGAATGCCGCGTCTTCGCGGCGCAGGACCGCCCTAGTCAGGCGTGGTGCCGCGAGCTGAGCCCGGTGCCGACCCGCGCGAAGCATTCGGTCCGGCATTTCGCCGTCGGGGGGCTCGACGACGCGACGCTGACCGTCTATCCGCCGATCGAAGCGCTGGACGCCGGCCGCGTCGAGCTGAATCGGGACTTCCCGGAGGGCGAGGCGGTGCCGTTCGAGCGGAAGGGGAACCGCATCGTCGCGACCGGCGTCTCGGGGACGGTGAGCGTCACATGGTAGGCAAATACCGGATCGTTCCGACGGAGGCGGCGCGCCGCGCGGTCGGGGCGATGGACTTCCGCCGCCTGCTGAACCAAGTGTGCTGCCCGACGTTCGGCCGCATCGGCGAAGCGCGTCTCGAAGAGTTCGGCGCGATGTTCTTCCATCCGACGGAGCGGGACGCGTTGGAAGCGGCGATCTCGAAGTTCCGATCGCGCTGCGAAGTGCCCCCGTTCATCGTGAGCGACCTCGAGTGCGGTCCGGGCAACATGATCCTCGGCGCGACGAAGTTTCCCTACATGATGGGACTGAGCCAGACGAATTCGCCGGAATCGGCCTACGAGGCCGGCCGCATCGCCGCCGTAGAAGCGGGGGCGCTCGGCTACAATTGGACGTTCTCGCCGGTGGCGGACCTGGCGGTCGACCCGGACAGTCCGGTCGTCGGCATGCGCAGCGCGGGAAGCGATCCCGAACAGGTCGTCAAGATGGCGGGCGCGTACATGGACGGCTTGCAGCGGCACGGGATGATGGCGACGATCAAGCATTTCCCGGGGGACGGGTATACGTCCTGGGATCAACACTTGACGACGCCGTCGCTCCCGCTCGGCCGCGCCGCGTGGCGGGAAGGGCCGGGGCGCGTCTTCCGGGAGTTGATCGAGCGCGGGGCGATGGCGGTCATGCCCGGCCATATCGCGCTGCCGGCGTTCGACGAGCCCGACGCGAACGGACTGTACCCGCCCGCCACCGTATCGAAGCGGCTGCTCGTCGATCTGCTGCGGGGAGAGCTCGGCTTCGAGGGATTGGTCGTTACCGACGCGATGGAGATGGGCGGCATCGTCGGCTACATGAACTATTACGACGCGTGCGCCGCCGCCCTCGAGAACGGCTGCGACATGCTGCTGTTCCCGCGCATGGACGACCGATTTTACGCGGAGATGGAGCGGCGCGTCGAAGCGGGGGCGCTGCGGCTCGAGACGATGCGCGAGCGGGCGGCGCGCATCGTGGCGCTGAAAGGGCAGATGGGCTTATTCGATGCGGCCCCGTCCGCGCCGCATCCGGAGCGCATCGATCCGGACGCGCACGCGGCAGTCGCGCGGCGGGTCGTCGAGGAAAGCATAACGGTCGTCCGAGATCGCAACGGCCTCGTCCCGTTCGCCGCCGGACTCGAGACGAAGGTGCTGCACGCGGTCGTCATGAACAACCACGATCGGTACGGCGACCTGCTGGCGCGGATGAAGCGGGAGCTCGAGAAATGCGCGGGCGTCGTCGACCAGTGGGTCGATCCGGGTCCGGACGCGTTGTTCGGGGCCGCGGCGGAACGGCGCTACGACCTGATCGTCTGCTCGATCGGCAGCCGGCTCAGCTACGGCCTGAACGTCGTGCGACTGCACGACGAGGTCGCGCGCAACATGATGGGCGGCTGGACGAAGTTCGACACGCCCGTCGTGTTCGTTTCGCACTTCCACCCCTTCGTGCATAAGGAGTACGAAGCTTCGATCGAAACGATGATCAATACATACGGAGATCTCGAATGCACGGCCGAACTGCTTGTGCAAGGCATCTTCGGACGGAGGCCGCTTCGGCGGACGCTGCACGCGCACGACGAATAGCCGTCTCCTAGAAAGCAAGGCCCTGCGAACCCGCTCGCAGGGCCTGTTTTATAACATGCTCCGGAAAACATCGAATAAAGGCAAAAACGGACAACGACCGCAAAAATGAGAAATATCGTTATGGTGACGTCCGATTTACACTTAGGGTTGTTGGAAACGAACATGTTCGGGAGGTGGGCGCATCCGTCGGCAGCCGGAGGGATCCGGCATCGCGAATCCAAAACAAAAGGAGCGAAAACAATTGAAAACGAGGAAAAGAGCGGCATTGGGTTTGATCGCTTTCCTGATGATGCTGAGTTCGCTTACGGTCGCTTCGCCTGCGCGGGCGAACGAAACCGTCTCGACGATCGAGATCGATCCGTCTTCCGTCGTGACGCAAGACTTTCTTGGCATCGGCGCCGAATACGACCCCTTCCATTTCATGCCGGAGAGCGTTGGAAACGGATACAACGAACAATGGTGGGAGATCGAGAAACGGCGAATCGCCAAAATGCAGCCGGACATTCTTCGATTATGGTTCCAGATCGATTGGATGGAGCCCGTCAACGACAACGCCGACCCGAACGTGATCGACTGGTCCAACTTGCGGACGGACAGCCCGAAGATGCAGTCGGTATATAAAGTCTTGGATTTCTTGAAGGAGCAAGACATCGACGTCATGCTCGTCGCGGGATGGAAGATGAGCGAGGAAGTCCAAGACTGGCTTGGCTTCGAAGGTTTGCCGAAGCCGGAGACAAGCGCTCCGACGGATCTCGACGAATGGGCCGAGTGGGTGTCGGCGACGCTGCAGCAGCTCGTCGTCAACCGGGGGTACGACAATATCCGATACGTGATGTCGTATAACGAACCGAACTTGGCCGATTTCGAAACGCCGCCGGGCATCGATCAGAAGGCGTATTACGCGGAGATGTATCGGAAAATTCATGAACGCCTCGTTACGGACGGGGTGCGCCATCTCGTCAAGCTGGCGGGCCCCGACGAATCTTCGGGCCTCGACTGGACGCAGTACGCCGTCGATCGCATGGACGATATCTTGGATGTGTACGACGGACACGCCTACGGGTACAATTACAGTTCCTTAGGCGCCTGGGCGAACGACAGGCTTCAACATGTCCGGCCGACGGGGAAACCGCTCGTCATTACGGAATTCGCCGCGCCCGGAACGAAGACGACCTATCAGAACGGGGTGGAGCTTGCCGACTTGATCGTGTCGGGCATGCGGAGCAACGTGTCGGGCATGCTGCTGTGGCGGCTCGCGGATCAGCATTTGCCCGAGCCGCTGAATTTCCTCGACAGCGCCGAGTTCGGCACCTGGTCGTGGCTTCCGAATTCCGCGCTGCCGCGTTACACCTATTACTCGCTCAGCCTGTTCACGTGGTTCACCGCGCCGCATTCCCAAGTCGTCCGGTCGACGTCGAACGACGGCGACTTGCACGTCGCGACCGTAAAGCGGCCTGACGGACACTATGCCGTCTTCGTCGTGAATAAGGCGAAGACGGGAACGAAGCAGGTGTCTATCCAATTCGCCGAGGCGGTGAACCAGACGTTCCGCAGACATCTCTACTCGGATGAAACCGTACGCACGGCGAGCGCTTCGATCCGTCCGAGCGACGCGTCCTGGCCGGATGTGAGCGCCGGATTTCTCGACTCGTCCGTCCCGGCGAACAGCGTAGCCGTCTATACGACCGCGCCCGAGCCGACGCAGATCGAAATCGCCCCGGGCGAGCTGTCGGCCGCGCTCGGAGCCGGCATCGACTTCGAAGGCGCGATGACCGGGACGGACGGCGACATGGCCTGGTCCGTCGTCGGGGGGCCGGCTTACGGCACGATCGATGCCGAGGGCGGCTACACGGCGCCGCTCGCGCTGCCGGCGGAGCCGCAGGCGCTTATCAAAGCGGAACGCGCCGGGGCTCCGGACGACCGAGACTTCGCCGTCGTCCGGTTGCAGGTCGTCGGCGCGACCGCATTCGGCGACGATGCCGAAGTGCGTCTGACTTGGGCGCCGTCGCTCGGCGCCCAGGGCTATAACGTGAAGCGGAGCGAAACCGCGAACGGCCCATATACGACGGTAGCCGCCGGCGTCGCAGGTACGTCTTACGTCGACACGGGCTTGGAAAACCGCAAGACCTATTATTACGTTATATCGGCCGTGAACGGCTATGGGGAGGCGGCGGATTCGAAGCCGGTATCGGCGACGCTGACGTCCAATTCGATGGAGGACGCGTTCGACGGAAAAGACCTCGACTTGACGCAGTGGGAGCTCGTGAATCAAGGGCTGCGCTCGACGCTGCCGACGGGGATCGAAGCCGACGTGACGGACGGCGCTCTGCGTTTCCAGGGAACAAGCACCGTGAACTACTGGGGCGGCAGAGGGGCGAAGAGCGCTTTCCCGTTCTTCGCGACGCCGGAGAGGCACCTGATCGTCGAGGTGGACCGATTGTCGTTGGAGGGGCAAGGCACCGCGCAAAACAGCGCGCTGTGGCTTTACATCAACGGCAGCCAATCGCTCCGGTTCAGTCAATATTCGGGCAATAAACAATGGGTATACAACTACAATGGGGGCGGAGATACGCTCGTGTACGCGGGCGAGGACGCCGGGAACCATAAAATGAAGTTCGTGCACGACGGCGTAAGCGCGCATATCTTCGTGGACGGCCACCAACTAACTAGCGTGCCGGTCGGATGGAACTCCAATATGCGCATCATCTTGGGCGCGGAGGCGCGGGCGAGCGG
Proteins encoded:
- a CDS encoding golvesin C-terminal-like domain-containing protein; protein product: MKTRKRAALGLIAFLMMLSSLTVASPARANETVSTIEIDPSSVVTQDFLGIGAEYDPFHFMPESVGNGYNEQWWEIEKRRIAKMQPDILRLWFQIDWMEPVNDNADPNVIDWSNLRTDSPKMQSVYKVLDFLKEQDIDVMLVAGWKMSEEVQDWLGFEGLPKPETSAPTDLDEWAEWVSATLQQLVVNRGYDNIRYVMSYNEPNLADFETPPGIDQKAYYAEMYRKIHERLVTDGVRHLVKLAGPDESSGLDWTQYAVDRMDDILDVYDGHAYGYNYSSLGAWANDRLQHVRPTGKPLVITEFAAPGTKTTYQNGVELADLIVSGMRSNVSGMLLWRLADQHLPEPLNFLDSAEFGTWSWLPNSALPRYTYYSLSLFTWFTAPHSQVVRSTSNDGDLHVATVKRPDGHYAVFVVNKAKTGTKQVSIQFAEAVNQTFRRHLYSDETVRTASASIRPSDASWPDVSAGFLDSSVPANSVAVYTTAPEPTQIEIAPGELSAALGAGIDFEGAMTGTDGDMAWSVVGGPAYGTIDAEGGYTAPLALPAEPQALIKAERAGAPDDRDFAVVRLQVVGATAFGDDAEVRLTWAPSLGAQGYNVKRSETANGPYTTVAAGVAGTSYVDTGLENRKTYYYVISAVNGYGEAADSKPVSATLTSNSMEDAFDGKDLDLTQWELVNQGLRSTLPTGIEADVTDGALRFQGTSTVNYWGGRGAKSAFPFFATPERHLIVEVDRLSLEGQGTAQNSALWLYINGSQSLRFSQYSGNKQWVYNYNGGGDTLVYAGEDAGNHKMKFVHDGVSAHIFVDGHQLTSVPVGWNSNMRIILGAEARASGDTIDTKFDNVRVYTDRSPVEAPANLQAVAGGARVRLSWSAVPDADGYTVKRRSSSRLPFETVADGVVGLQYADFSIVSGATYEYVVTAVRGGKESLHSNRATAVPKSLEATVDNPEAEKIGAWTLGAGLPNYIGANYAVHSTGAGDHSLRWRPNLPMAGAYAVYYNLPNGNADRSTNAPYTVHYHGGSETFLVDQQGVGGEWKRLGVFDFLAGDSGYVEITDRANGKYVIADAVKFVKVDDIAPVTTAEALGEERNGWYVAEATVTLTATDSLSDVERTEYRWNGGSWETYEGPLHVTEEGEHLLEFRSIDEAGNAEAPQSSTIAIDATPPSLEWLGVEEGATYIGAVTPSANASDPWSGVASLAFELDGSPWSPGAPIEEPGPHVLKATATDRAGHAADAEIRFTVKDAASLRVVGDPLKIGAGPHSLSAQVDPTEPNDRANIGGLPVRMSLWRLDKDFAWTSVTEDVYATTSEEGLATVELELSDGLYLVKAELQANDFFVANEPALSFAVVKNSQRPSGAEGRNELPPAFTGTMTLDLREYGLEPKLKATGWTWVGGNTLQAEGRHGQESYAVQLLFQSTDPEPNATLRVWEGFDTTAAPIVDVPSVPFAYLTAAEGL
- a CDS encoding glycoside hydrolase family 3 protein: MVGKYRIVPTEAARRAVGAMDFRRLLNQVCCPTFGRIGEARLEEFGAMFFHPTERDALEAAISKFRSRCEVPPFIVSDLECGPGNMILGATKFPYMMGLSQTNSPESAYEAGRIAAVEAGALGYNWTFSPVADLAVDPDSPVVGMRSAGSDPEQVVKMAGAYMDGLQRHGMMATIKHFPGDGYTSWDQHLTTPSLPLGRAAWREGPGRVFRELIERGAMAVMPGHIALPAFDEPDANGLYPPATVSKRLLVDLLRGELGFEGLVVTDAMEMGGIVGYMNYYDACAAALENGCDMLLFPRMDDRFYAEMERRVEAGALRLETMRERAARIVALKGQMGLFDAAPSAPHPERIDPDAHAAVARRVVEESITVVRDRNGLVPFAAGLETKVLHAVVMNNHDRYGDLLARMKRELEKCAGVVDQWVDPGPDALFGAAAERRYDLIVCSIGSRLSYGLNVVRLHDEVARNMMGGWTKFDTPVVFVSHFHPFVHKEYEASIETMINTYGDLECTAELLVQGIFGRRPLRRTLHAHDE
- a CDS encoding L-fucose/L-arabinose isomerase family protein, with product MRGTFERAKARVGVITVGHEPYWGQFPGLKEELEGYGREFEKMLRANDVDVVSGGFVDNVDKSFAASASLKAKDVDFLFCFLSTYVTSSSAATAILNLNVPTVLVALQPRKRLDYRNTTTYMQLANDNICSLPEIGGVLVRAGKPAAGMIVGTLHDDERAVRELRSWCQVANARRAFKHAKIGYLGHTYEGMYDMNSDPTAFTAAFGSHVQMLEMCDLAKLVGDVTSGETQEKIEEIKSVFTIADPFIDPVTRPIRPEDLEWSAKVAVGLDKLVAEYGLTGLAYYYRGRDNNEYERIGSNMVLGNSLLTGKGVPLAGEADLKTCAAMLIMDRLDAGGSFAELHPCDFVDDIVLVGHDGPHNIKIADGRPVIRGLEVFHGKAGSGIGVEFSIKSGPVTLLGISQTADGRFKMIATEGESIKGEIPQTGNTNTRCSFGVSVAEFIEKWCSAGPTHHFALGVGHVGAKIKNVAKVMGIELEIV